One Streptosporangium sp. NBC_01495 DNA window includes the following coding sequences:
- the coaD gene encoding pantetheine-phosphate adenylyltransferase, with translation MRRVVCPGSFDPVTNGHLDIIGRASRQYDEVVVAVLINIEKKSLFTVEERIQTLQTVTKEYGNVRVDKFHGLLVDYCRQQEIPAIVKGLRAVSDFDYELQMAQLNYRMSGVETLFMATGPEVSFLSSSRIKEIVKYGGNVAGLVPDLVQELLVERLRG, from the coding sequence TTGCGTCGCGTTGTCTGTCCGGGATCGTTCGATCCCGTCACGAACGGTCATCTGGACATCATCGGCCGGGCTTCCCGGCAGTACGACGAGGTCGTCGTAGCCGTACTGATCAACATCGAGAAGAAGAGCCTCTTCACGGTGGAGGAGCGCATCCAGACCCTCCAGACGGTCACCAAGGAGTACGGGAACGTCCGCGTGGACAAGTTCCACGGCCTCCTGGTCGACTACTGCAGGCAACAGGAGATCCCCGCCATCGTGAAGGGGCTGCGCGCGGTCAGCGACTTCGACTACGAGCTCCAGATGGCGCAGCTCAACTACCGGATGTCCGGGGTGGAGACCCTGTTCATGGCCACGGGGCCAGAGGTCTCCTTCCTGTCGTCCAGCCGCATCAAGGAGATCGTCAAGTACGGTGGGAACGTGGCCGGGCTGGTACCTGATCTTGTGCAGGAACTCCTGGTCGAACGGCTCAGGGGCTAG
- the recG gene encoding ATP-dependent DNA helicase RecG: MTSFDEPLAKALDPKTAKLLESVLDLRTVGDLLRHYPRRYAERGELTDLDDLRVDDHVTVVGEVTRAMRRPMRNKGGTWLEVEVVDARGSKIYLSFFGKTSHIAETRLKPGRRGMFAGKVGAFGQGEKRKWQLSHPEFEMIEESETGAEEFAAALVPIYPAGRDVTPWAIRRALGVVLDTMGELDDSLPAELRARHRLPGLSEALLAIHRPRDHADVARARKRLRFDEAFLLQAVLLQRRMVAASWPATPRPAISGGLLADFDGRLPFELTEGQREVGEEIAADLALSHPMHRLLQGEVGAGKTIVALRAMLQVVDAGGQAVLLAPTEVLAQQHHRSISAMLGDLATGGMFGGTAVALLTGSLGAAARRSAMLDAASGAAGIVVGTHAVLQERVQFADLGLVVVDEQHRFGVEQRDALREKAGGGRPHVLVMTATPIPRTVAMTVFGDLTVSTLSQLPSGRAPITTHVVPAAEKPHFLDRAWTRLREEIELGRQAYVVCPRIGDLEGDEGDMSKADDERRPPLAVLDVAETLSQGPLRGLRTEVLHGKLPPEEKEAVMKAFTRGEIDVLVATTVIEVGVDVPNSSVMVIMDADRFGVSQLHQLRGRVGRGGLPGLCLLVTDSPGGTPARARLDAVAATLDGFELSRVDLEQRREGDVLGVAQSGRRSSLKMLRLLRDEDVIHAARLDAEAMLEADPELAGHPVLRAEIDGLLADERAEYLEKT; the protein is encoded by the coding sequence GTGACGAGCTTCGACGAGCCGCTGGCGAAGGCGCTTGACCCCAAGACGGCCAAGTTGCTGGAGAGTGTTCTCGACCTGCGCACCGTCGGCGATCTGCTGCGGCACTACCCGCGGCGCTACGCCGAGCGGGGCGAGCTGACCGACCTCGACGACCTGCGGGTCGACGACCACGTCACCGTGGTGGGCGAGGTCACCAGGGCGATGCGCAGGCCGATGCGCAACAAGGGCGGCACCTGGCTGGAGGTCGAGGTCGTCGACGCCCGGGGGAGCAAGATCTACCTGTCGTTCTTCGGCAAGACGTCCCACATCGCGGAGACGCGGCTGAAGCCGGGCAGGCGCGGCATGTTCGCCGGGAAGGTCGGCGCCTTCGGCCAGGGCGAGAAACGCAAGTGGCAGCTCTCCCATCCCGAGTTCGAGATGATCGAGGAGAGCGAGACGGGCGCCGAGGAGTTCGCCGCCGCGCTCGTGCCCATCTACCCGGCGGGCAGGGACGTGACGCCCTGGGCCATCCGCAGGGCGCTGGGCGTGGTCCTCGACACGATGGGGGAGCTCGACGACTCGCTCCCCGCGGAGCTGCGCGCCCGGCACAGGCTTCCCGGCCTGTCGGAGGCGCTGCTGGCGATCCACCGGCCGCGTGACCACGCCGACGTGGCCAGGGCCCGCAAGCGGCTCAGGTTCGACGAGGCGTTCCTGCTCCAGGCGGTGCTGCTGCAGCGCCGGATGGTCGCGGCCTCCTGGCCGGCCACGCCCCGGCCCGCGATCTCCGGCGGGCTGCTCGCCGACTTCGACGGGCGGCTGCCGTTCGAGCTCACCGAGGGCCAGCGCGAGGTGGGCGAGGAGATCGCCGCGGACCTGGCCCTGTCCCACCCCATGCACCGGCTGCTCCAGGGCGAGGTCGGCGCGGGCAAGACCATCGTCGCGCTGCGGGCGATGCTCCAGGTGGTCGACGCCGGAGGGCAGGCGGTGCTGCTGGCCCCCACCGAGGTGCTCGCCCAGCAGCACCACCGGTCGATCTCGGCCATGCTCGGAGACCTGGCCACCGGCGGCATGTTCGGCGGCACCGCGGTCGCCCTGCTGACCGGCTCGCTGGGCGCCGCGGCCCGCCGCTCGGCCATGCTCGACGCGGCCTCGGGCGCGGCGGGCATCGTCGTCGGCACCCACGCGGTCCTGCAGGAGCGCGTCCAGTTCGCCGACCTCGGCCTGGTCGTGGTCGACGAGCAGCACCGGTTCGGCGTCGAGCAGCGCGACGCGCTCCGCGAGAAGGCCGGGGGCGGCCGCCCGCACGTGCTCGTCATGACCGCCACGCCCATCCCCCGCACCGTCGCCATGACGGTCTTCGGCGACCTCACGGTCTCCACGCTCTCCCAGCTGCCCTCGGGCCGTGCCCCGATCACCACGCACGTGGTCCCCGCCGCGGAGAAGCCGCACTTCCTCGACCGGGCCTGGACGCGGCTGCGCGAGGAGATCGAGCTGGGCCGCCAGGCCTACGTCGTGTGCCCCCGCATCGGTGACCTGGAGGGCGACGAGGGCGACATGTCGAAGGCCGACGACGAGCGCAGGCCGCCGCTGGCGGTGCTCGACGTGGCGGAGACGCTCTCGCAGGGGCCGTTGCGCGGGCTCCGCACCGAGGTGCTCCACGGCAAGCTCCCGCCGGAGGAGAAGGAGGCGGTGATGAAGGCCTTCACCAGGGGAGAGATCGACGTGCTGGTGGCGACCACGGTCATCGAGGTCGGCGTCGACGTCCCCAACTCCTCGGTCATGGTCATCATGGACGCCGACCGGTTCGGCGTCTCCCAGCTCCACCAGCTCCGCGGCCGGGTCGGGCGCGGCGGGCTGCCCGGACTGTGCCTGCTGGTGACCGACTCCCCAGGAGGCACGCCCGCCAGGGCGCGGCTCGACGCCGTGGCGGCCACCCTGGACGGCTTCGAGCTGTCCCGTGTCGACCTGGAACAGCGCAGGGAGGGTGATGTGCTCGGTGTGGCCCAGTCGGGGCGCAGATCGTCGCTGAAGATGCTCAGGCTCCTCCGCGACGAGGACGTCATCCACGCCGCGCGCCTGGACGCCGAGGCCATGCTGGAGGCCGACCCTGAGCTGGCGGGCCATCCCGTGCTCCGCGCGGAGATCGACGGGCTCCTCGCGGACGAGCGCGCGGAATACCTGGAGAAGACCTGA
- the rnc gene encoding ribonuclease III: protein MERLLLVRLDVAILERALTHRSYAYENGGLPTNERLEFLGDSVLGLVVTDTLYRNHPDLPEGQLAKLRAAVVNMRALADVARSLGLGRFLRLGRGEEGTGGRDKSSILADTLEALIGAVYVNRGLDEAFRVVHLLFDPLITRSASLGAGLDWKTSLQELTASESLGVPEYHVEESGPDHAKSFTAVVRVGGEAYGSGSGRSKKEAEQQAAEAAWNRIREDRERREAS from the coding sequence CTGGAGCGCCTCCTGCTGGTGCGCCTTGACGTCGCCATCCTGGAGCGGGCGCTGACGCACCGCTCCTACGCGTACGAGAACGGCGGCCTGCCGACCAACGAGCGCCTGGAGTTCCTCGGCGACTCGGTGCTGGGCCTGGTCGTCACCGACACCCTCTACCGCAACCACCCGGACCTGCCCGAGGGGCAACTGGCCAAGCTCAGGGCCGCGGTGGTCAACATGCGCGCCCTCGCCGACGTGGCCCGCTCGCTGGGCCTGGGCCGCTTCCTGCGGCTCGGCCGGGGCGAGGAGGGTACGGGGGGCCGCGACAAGTCCTCGATCCTCGCCGACACCCTTGAGGCGCTCATCGGCGCGGTCTACGTGAACAGGGGCCTGGACGAGGCGTTCCGCGTCGTCCACCTGCTCTTCGACCCCCTCATCACCCGCTCCGCCTCGCTCGGCGCCGGGCTCGACTGGAAGACCTCCCTGCAGGAGCTCACCGCGTCCGAGTCGCTCGGCGTGCCCGAATACCATGTCGAGGAGAGCGGTCCCGACCACGCCAAGTCCTTCACCGCGGTCGTCCGCGTCGGTGGCGAGGCGTACGGTTCGGGGTCGGGGCGCTCGAAGAAGGAAGCCGAGCAGCAGGCCGCCGAGGCCGCCTGGAACCGCATCCGCGAGGACCGCGAGCGGCGCGAGGCCAGCTGA
- the thiD gene encoding bifunctional hydroxymethylpyrimidine kinase/phosphomethylpyrimidine kinase — translation MRTMTVSTPPRVLTVAGSDSGGGAGIQADLKTMLALGVHGMSVIAAVTAQNSVGVQGYWELPPEAVRAQLDSVLGDIGAQAVKTGMLASPVLVETVAEVLSRLDVPVVVDPVGVSKHGDALLAPEAVETVKSRLLPTATVVTPNLWEVLQLTGVKVEDEADLRRAADAVLELGPGWALIKGGHLPGAPVDLLTDGTREFRFTAERHDNRHTHGTGCTLASAIASHLALGEDVPSAVEKAKAYVTGAIAHGFPLGAGIGPVDHAWRLRAS, via the coding sequence ATGAGGACCATGACCGTTTCGACCCCCCCTCGTGTGCTGACCGTCGCCGGCTCCGACTCCGGAGGCGGCGCCGGCATCCAGGCCGATCTGAAGACCATGCTGGCCCTCGGTGTGCACGGCATGAGTGTGATCGCCGCGGTGACCGCACAGAACTCGGTGGGCGTGCAGGGCTACTGGGAGCTTCCCCCGGAGGCGGTACGGGCCCAGCTCGACTCGGTACTCGGTGACATCGGGGCCCAGGCGGTCAAGACCGGCATGCTCGCCTCACCCGTGCTGGTGGAGACGGTGGCCGAGGTCCTGTCGAGGCTGGACGTGCCCGTCGTGGTCGATCCCGTCGGGGTCTCCAAGCACGGCGACGCGCTCCTGGCCCCAGAGGCCGTGGAGACGGTGAAGTCGCGCCTGCTGCCCACGGCCACGGTGGTCACCCCCAACCTCTGGGAGGTCCTGCAGCTCACCGGGGTGAAGGTCGAGGACGAGGCCGACCTGCGCCGGGCCGCCGACGCGGTCCTGGAACTCGGGCCCGGGTGGGCGCTCATCAAGGGCGGTCACCTGCCGGGTGCCCCGGTCGACCTGCTGACCGACGGCACGCGGGAGTTCCGCTTCACCGCCGAGCGCCACGACAACCGGCACACCCACGGCACGGGCTGCACCCTGGCCTCCGCGATCGCCTCCCACCTCGCCCTCGGCGAGGACGTCCCGTCCGCGGTGGAGAAGGCGAAGGCGTACGTCACCGGCGCGATCGCGCACGGCTTCCCCCTGGGAGCGGGCATCGGCCCGGTGGACCACGCCTGGCGCCTGCGCGCCTCCTGA
- a CDS encoding thiamine-phosphate kinase — translation MNGRCVITVGDLGEFGVIARIAGRLPQGRTVLLGPGDDAAVVSAPDGRVVVTTDLLIEGRHFRRDWSSGYDIGRKAAAQNLSDVVAMGADPTGLVVGLGLPVDAATGWLDELTDGFRDECDLVGASVVGGDITRCDLVVVAVTALGDLGGRAPVTRSGARPGDVVAFAGRLGHAAAGLALLRAGLTGPVELIDAHRRPSPPYARGPEAAALGATAMLDVSDGLLQDLGHVAVAAGIALVLDPEAFAVPPAMREAARLLGVDPLEWVLSGGEDHALAATFPAHVRLPEGWNVVGHVVEGEGVQVKGLLLDRGGWDHFRE, via the coding sequence ATGAACGGGAGGTGTGTCATCACAGTCGGAGATCTCGGCGAATTCGGGGTTATTGCACGTATTGCCGGACGTTTGCCACAAGGTAGGACCGTGTTGCTCGGCCCCGGGGACGACGCCGCGGTGGTGAGCGCTCCCGACGGGCGGGTCGTCGTGACGACTGACCTGTTGATTGAGGGTAGGCACTTTCGCCGCGATTGGTCCAGTGGCTACGACATCGGCCGCAAGGCCGCGGCGCAGAATCTTTCCGACGTCGTGGCGATGGGGGCCGATCCCACCGGTCTCGTGGTCGGTCTCGGATTGCCCGTCGACGCCGCCACCGGCTGGCTGGACGAGCTCACCGACGGCTTCCGCGACGAGTGTGATCTCGTCGGCGCCAGCGTGGTGGGTGGCGACATCACCCGCTGCGACCTCGTCGTGGTCGCCGTCACCGCTCTCGGCGACCTGGGCGGCCGGGCACCGGTCACCCGGTCGGGGGCCCGTCCCGGTGACGTGGTCGCCTTCGCGGGCCGCCTCGGGCACGCCGCCGCCGGGCTCGCGCTGCTCCGCGCGGGCCTGACCGGGCCGGTGGAGCTGATCGACGCCCACCGCCGTCCGAGTCCCCCCTATGCGCGTGGCCCGGAGGCCGCCGCGCTCGGCGCGACCGCCATGCTCGACGTGAGCGACGGCCTGCTCCAGGATCTCGGCCACGTGGCGGTGGCGGCCGGGATCGCGCTCGTCCTCGACCCGGAGGCGTTCGCCGTCCCACCGGCGATGCGGGAGGCCGCCCGGCTGCTCGGCGTCGATCCGCTGGAGTGGGTTCTCTCCGGCGGCGAGGACCACGCGCTCGCCGCGACCTTCCCGGCCCACGTACGGCTCCCGGAGGGCTGGAACGTGGTGGGCCACGTCGTCGAGGGTGAAGGCGTGCAGGTCAAGGGCCTTTTGCTCGATCGCGGAGGCTGGGATCACTTCCGGGAGTGA
- a CDS encoding DAK2 domain-containing protein, producing MLQVLDPLAVRRWSRLAAETLGRAREEIDALNVFPVPDGDTGTNLHLTMLSAAEALDGLPDDAGAEATWRAFAQGALLGARGNSGVIVSQALRGLAEVLREAEGRGADLGRGLVRAAELARAAVSRPVEGTILSVLTAVAAAARDGREDLASVARRAAGEARSALRRTTGQLDVLARGGVVDAGGAGLTIILESLAAVVTDSYTGRVDIPAPAHRVVPETAVEAGEGGDGPGYEVMYLLDAGAEEVAALREELDALGDSLVIVGGDGLWNVHVHVDDAGAAIEAAMRLGRPHRIKVTYLVGSGRIHPAARGRGVVAVAAGPALAAVFEEAGAVVVRREPGSSPPLAAVLAAIREAGSEVVVLPNDSGTREVAAAAAEIAREEGLVVGVLPTRASVQGLSALAVHDPLRRFDDDVVAMTEAAAHTRHGHVWVADREVMTSAGLTAPGDVLGVVDGDAALIGTDLAATALEVVRRMVSSSSELVTVLEGANAPEGLARAVQDHLAETRPDIEVVRYEGGQGGYPLLIGVE from the coding sequence ATGCTGCAGGTTCTCGACCCGCTCGCGGTGCGCAGATGGTCGCGGCTGGCCGCCGAGACGCTGGGGAGGGCACGCGAGGAGATCGACGCGCTCAACGTCTTCCCCGTGCCCGACGGTGACACCGGCACCAACCTGCACCTGACCATGCTCTCCGCCGCCGAGGCGCTCGACGGGCTGCCCGACGACGCCGGGGCCGAGGCCACCTGGCGGGCGTTCGCGCAGGGGGCGCTGCTCGGCGCCCGCGGGAACTCGGGAGTGATCGTCAGCCAGGCGCTGCGCGGTCTCGCCGAGGTGCTCAGGGAGGCCGAGGGACGCGGCGCCGACCTCGGGCGGGGCCTGGTCAGGGCCGCCGAGCTGGCCCGCGCCGCGGTGTCCAGACCGGTCGAGGGCACGATCCTGAGCGTCCTCACGGCCGTGGCCGCGGCGGCGCGCGACGGGAGGGAGGATCTCGCCTCGGTCGCGAGGAGGGCGGCGGGGGAGGCGCGCTCCGCGCTCCGCCGCACGACGGGGCAGCTCGACGTGCTGGCCCGCGGCGGGGTGGTCGACGCGGGCGGCGCGGGTCTGACGATCATTCTGGAGAGTCTCGCCGCCGTCGTCACCGACTCGTACACCGGGCGGGTGGACATCCCCGCCCCGGCCCACCGGGTCGTCCCGGAGACCGCCGTGGAGGCAGGGGAGGGCGGAGACGGTCCCGGATACGAGGTCATGTACCTGCTGGACGCCGGGGCCGAGGAGGTCGCCGCGCTGCGCGAGGAGCTCGACGCGCTCGGCGACTCGCTGGTGATCGTGGGCGGGGACGGCCTGTGGAACGTCCACGTCCACGTGGACGACGCGGGAGCGGCGATCGAGGCGGCCATGAGGCTGGGTCGCCCCCACCGGATCAAGGTGACGTACCTGGTCGGCTCGGGCAGGATCCACCCGGCCGCGCGGGGGCGGGGCGTGGTGGCGGTGGCCGCGGGGCCCGCGCTGGCGGCGGTGTTCGAGGAGGCGGGGGCCGTGGTCGTACGGCGCGAGCCCGGTTCGAGCCCGCCGCTGGCGGCGGTGCTCGCCGCCATCCGCGAGGCCGGATCCGAGGTCGTGGTCCTGCCCAACGACAGTGGGACGCGCGAGGTCGCGGCCGCCGCCGCGGAGATCGCCAGGGAGGAGGGCCTGGTGGTCGGCGTCCTCCCTACCAGGGCCTCGGTGCAGGGTCTGTCGGCGCTGGCCGTCCACGACCCGCTGCGCCGCTTCGACGACGACGTGGTGGCCATGACCGAGGCCGCCGCGCACACCCGCCACGGGCACGTCTGGGTGGCCGACCGCGAGGTCATGACGAGCGCGGGCCTCACCGCGCCCGGCGACGTCCTGGGGGTGGTCGACGGTGACGCCGCGCTGATCGGCACGGACCTGGCGGCGACCGCGCTGGAGGTCGTACGCCGCATGGTCTCCTCGAGCAGTGAGCTGGTGACCGTCCTGGAGGGCGCCAACGCCCCCGAGGGGCTCGCCCGCGCCGTACAGGACCATCTGGCCGAGACCAGGCCGGACATCGAGGTGGTCAGGTACGAGGGCGGGCAGGGCGGCTACCCGCTGCTGATCGGGGTGGAATGA
- a CDS encoding Lrp/AsnC family transcriptional regulator: MVQAYILIQTEVGKAANVASEISGIPGVTQAEDVTGPYDVIVRAEARNVDELGKLVVAQIQGVEGITRTLTCPIVHI, encoded by the coding sequence ATGGTGCAGGCCTACATCCTTATCCAGACCGAGGTCGGCAAGGCCGCGAACGTGGCGTCGGAGATCTCGGGCATCCCCGGTGTCACGCAGGCCGAGGACGTCACCGGGCCGTACGACGTGATCGTGCGCGCCGAGGCCCGCAACGTCGACGAGCTGGGGAAGCTCGTGGTGGCGCAGATCCAGGGTGTGGAGGGGATCACGCGCACGCTGACGTGTCCCATCGTGCACATCTGA
- the rpmB gene encoding 50S ribosomal protein L28: MASVCDVCAKKPTFGNNVSHSHRRTRRRWNPNIQPVRAVVNGTPKRLNVCTSCIKAGKVTR; the protein is encoded by the coding sequence GTGGCTTCCGTCTGCGACGTTTGCGCTAAGAAGCCGACCTTCGGCAACAACGTCTCCCACTCGCACCGCCGCACCCGCCGCCGCTGGAACCCGAACATCCAGCCCGTGCGCGCAGTGGTGAACGGCACGCCGAAGCGGCTGAACGTGTGCACCTCCTGCATCAAGGCCGGCAAGGTCACCCGCTAG
- a CDS encoding acylphosphatase has protein sequence MTDVRLTAWVRGRVQGVGFRWWTRARALELGLDGWARNTEDGRVEVVAQGPEESCARLLELLGSGNTPGKVDGVVERWSETKADVEGFVER, from the coding sequence GTGACGGACGTACGGCTGACGGCCTGGGTCAGGGGCCGGGTGCAGGGCGTGGGTTTCCGCTGGTGGACGCGTGCCAGGGCGCTCGAACTCGGTCTGGACGGCTGGGCGCGCAACACCGAGGACGGCCGGGTCGAGGTGGTCGCGCAGGGCCCGGAGGAATCATGTGCGAGGCTGCTTGAACTGCTCGGGAGCGGGAACACGCCAGGTAAGGTCGACGGAGTCGTCGAGCGCTGGAGCGAGACCAAAGCTGATGTCGAGGGTTTTGTCGAGCGCTGA
- the rpmF gene encoding 50S ribosomal protein L32: protein MAVPKRKMSRSNTRSRRSQWKAAAVSLVSCPQCRSPKRPHVACPTCGTYNRRQVIEPSA from the coding sequence GTGGCTGTCCCCAAGCGCAAGATGTCGCGGAGCAATACTCGCTCCCGCAGGTCGCAGTGGAAGGCCGCCGCGGTTTCGCTCGTGAGCTGCCCCCAGTGCCGCTCGCCGAAGCGTCCGCACGTGGCGTGTCCGACCTGCGGCACTTACAACCGCCGTCAGGTGATCGAGCCCTCCGCCTGA
- a CDS encoding YceD family protein gives MTQHLDPRAPWVISTHDLGRRPGSMRRMNLALPAPADIGVDMIGVPKDADVELDIRLEAVMEGVLVTGTAQAPLRGECARCLEPVTSLTEVDFQELFFYSAEDAAESDSLLDGELLDLEPVFRDAVVLTLPLSPVCGEDCTGLCVKCGVRLADAEPGHSHEVIDARWAKLQGLVPEHNNDQES, from the coding sequence ATGACTCAGCACCTTGACCCCCGAGCCCCATGGGTGATCTCGACCCATGACCTGGGGCGGCGACCAGGGTCGATGCGCAGGATGAATCTCGCGCTCCCGGCACCGGCGGACATCGGCGTCGACATGATCGGCGTCCCCAAGGACGCCGACGTCGAGCTGGACATCCGGCTTGAGGCGGTCATGGAGGGTGTGCTCGTCACGGGCACTGCGCAAGCCCCGCTGCGGGGGGAGTGCGCACGCTGCCTGGAACCGGTCACCTCGCTAACCGAGGTGGACTTCCAGGAGCTGTTCTTCTACTCGGCAGAGGATGCTGCCGAGAGTGACTCGCTTCTTGACGGCGAACTTCTCGACCTCGAACCCGTGTTTCGCGACGCGGTTGTGCTCACACTGCCGTTGAGCCCGGTCTGCGGTGAAGACTGCACCGGGCTCTGCGTGAAGTGCGGGGTCAGGCTGGCCGATGCCGAGCCTGGCCACAGCCACGAGGTGATCGACGCCCGCTGGGCAAAGCTGCAAGGTCTGGTTCCGGAACATAACAACGATCAGGAGAGCTGA
- a CDS encoding RsmD family RNA methyltransferase, with amino-acid sequence MSRVIAGSAGGRRLAVPPGRGTRPTSDRAREGIFSTVGSLIGPLEGCRVLDLYAGSGALGLEALSRGAGHALLVESDARAIRTIRQNVASLGLPGAEVAADRVERLLARGPGGARGIGNAGNAGNAEHPGDVEHPGDVEHAGRPYDLVLADPPYALGAEEVEAVLGLLRDRGWLAEDALVAVERESRGKDLVWPPGYEEERVRRYGEASVWYGRAAGNP; translated from the coding sequence GTGAGCCGAGTCATCGCGGGAAGCGCAGGAGGACGGCGGCTGGCCGTGCCGCCGGGGCGGGGAACCCGCCCCACCAGTGACCGGGCCAGGGAGGGGATCTTCTCCACCGTGGGGTCGCTGATCGGCCCGCTGGAGGGGTGCCGGGTGCTCGACCTCTACGCGGGTTCGGGGGCGCTCGGGCTTGAGGCGCTCTCCCGGGGGGCCGGCCACGCGCTTCTCGTGGAGTCGGACGCCAGGGCGATCCGGACGATCAGGCAGAACGTCGCCTCACTGGGCCTGCCGGGGGCCGAGGTCGCCGCCGACAGGGTGGAGCGGCTGCTGGCCAGGGGTCCCGGAGGCGCTCGGGGCATCGGGAACGCCGGAAACGCCGGAAACGCCGAGCACCCCGGGGACGTTGAGCACCCTGGAGACGTTGAGCACGCCGGGAGGCCGTACGACCTCGTCCTCGCCGACCCGCCGTACGCGCTGGGCGCCGAGGAGGTGGAGGCGGTGCTCGGGCTGCTGCGCGACCGAGGCTGGCTGGCCGAGGACGCGCTGGTCGCGGTGGAGCGGGAGAGCAGGGGAAAGGATCTGGTCTGGCCTCCGGGGTACGAAGAGGAGAGGGTCCGTCGTTACGGCGAAGCGTCCGTTTGGTACGGTCGCGCCGCCGGGAATCCTTAG
- the mutM gene encoding bifunctional DNA-formamidopyrimidine glycosylase/DNA-(apurinic or apyrimidinic site) lyase, translated as MPELPEVEVVRRGLERWVSGRVVARAEVLHPRAIRRHVPGAAEFSARLEGRTVGPAERRGKYLWLPLDGSDAILAHLGMSGQLLVVEPDSAPERHLRVRIGFTDGGPELRFVDQRTFGHVLVTGMTHAGGRAVPEPIAHIAADPFERHFDDDGFAHRLRARQTEVKRALLDQSLISGVGNIYADEALWRARLHGARPTATLTGPKVAEVLAAAREVMSAALSEGGTSFDSLYVNVNGESGYFDRSLAVYGRRDEPCSRCGAPIVRESFMNRSSYSCPSCQPRPRGVTA; from the coding sequence ATGCCGGAGCTGCCCGAGGTCGAGGTGGTACGCCGCGGTCTGGAGCGGTGGGTCTCCGGCCGGGTCGTCGCCCGCGCCGAGGTGCTCCACCCGAGGGCGATCAGGCGGCACGTCCCCGGCGCCGCGGAGTTCTCCGCCAGGCTGGAGGGCCGCACGGTCGGTCCCGCCGAGCGCAGGGGCAAATACCTCTGGCTGCCCCTGGACGGCTCCGACGCGATCCTGGCCCACCTCGGGATGAGCGGCCAGCTACTGGTCGTGGAGCCGGACTCGGCGCCGGAGAGGCATCTGCGCGTCCGGATCGGCTTCACCGACGGCGGTCCCGAGCTGCGCTTCGTCGACCAGCGGACCTTCGGCCACGTGCTGGTGACCGGCATGACGCACGCCGGCGGCCGGGCGGTGCCCGAGCCGATCGCGCACATCGCGGCCGACCCGTTCGAGAGGCACTTCGACGACGACGGGTTCGCCCACCGGCTGCGCGCCCGGCAGACCGAGGTCAAGCGGGCTCTCCTGGACCAGTCGCTGATCAGCGGTGTCGGCAACATCTACGCCGACGAGGCCCTCTGGCGGGCCAGGCTGCACGGCGCCCGTCCCACCGCGACGCTGACCGGGCCGAAGGTGGCCGAGGTGCTGGCCGCCGCCCGGGAGGTGATGTCCGCGGCCCTGTCCGAGGGCGGCACATCCTTCGACAGTCTTTACGTGAACGTCAATGGGGAGAGCGGTTACTTCGACCGTTCCCTCGCGGTTTACGGTCGGCGCGACGAACCCTGCTCCCGGTGCGGCGCCCCGATCGTCCGCGAATCGTTCATGAACCGTTCCTCCTACAGTTGCCCCAGCTGCCAGCCCAGGCCGAGGGGGGTCACGGCGTGA
- a CDS encoding DUF3515 family protein → MPLRFARRAGCVLALLILVGCGGAVRVEPPAPEGPAAAACRALAERLPRKLDGADRTESTPASPYVAVWGEARIALRCGVPRPVRMSPTDQVPEIDGVAWYADPARPTLFTAIGREAYVEVTIAREHTPQNVLIDLAAPIKSALPQTG, encoded by the coding sequence ATGCCACTGCGGTTCGCCCGCCGGGCGGGGTGCGTCCTCGCCCTGCTGATCCTGGTGGGCTGCGGCGGCGCCGTCCGGGTCGAGCCGCCGGCTCCCGAGGGGCCCGCCGCCGCCGCGTGCCGGGCACTCGCCGAGCGGCTCCCGCGGAAACTCGACGGCGCGGACCGGACGGAGTCCACCCCCGCCTCCCCCTACGTCGCCGTGTGGGGGGAGGCGCGCATCGCCCTGCGCTGCGGGGTGCCGCGACCGGTGAGGATGTCACCGACCGACCAGGTGCCCGAGATCGACGGGGTGGCGTGGTACGCCGACCCGGCCAGGCCGACGCTGTTCACGGCGATCGGCAGGGAGGCCTACGTCGAGGTGACGATCGCGCGGGAGCACACCCCGCAGAACGTGCTGATCGACCTCGCGGCACCCATCAAGAGCGCCCTACCGCAGACCGGGTGA